aattgtgaatagaaaccctattaactgtatcgggctgagtcggatatagatggtatgccataggattggaagagttcagggattactTTGACTTCGAGTCAATGAGACTCTGAGTGTTAATTTAttacttcggattaattcgatgaggcactgggtgccaattgaCTTCGGTTTAGCCGATAAGACACTGGATGACAACTTATTGCTTCGAATTATCCGATAAGGTGCTAGTTACGAAACTGGTGTATTTTGGTTGGATTTGTGTATCCGTCCAAGTCCAAATCATGTTAATTGGGGTAATTAAATGAAGTGATATTTAAAAGTAAgataataggggtaattaaatggaaatgaacATATAAATTGTGTATCATATCGTGAAAAGCTATTTGAGATAGCAAATGATGAGAATTGAGTATGTTATGACCGTATGATTATCTTACTTTtaaatatttggattatagaaataccattgagtttatactcagcgtacggttttgtttttcgtGTGCAGGTTAAGTATTTAAGGTTTGACTGCCGATTCAGTATCCAACAACGGTCcagaactcaaatgtggtgatgttatTCCTTTTTCTGTCGGTATATACCTAGGGCATCTAATTGTTAACTATTTCATGGATTGACtgtaaataagattataagttaatattggttggttatatgtataagtatgtgttaTATTAAGGTTATAATATGGAATGTTTAAAATTATTGCATAAATGAACATGATATAGGCAAAAttaggttgaatttggtatctttacaaatttgatttgaatgatgtttaaattaatatgttttgataatatgattgtgatacctatgagggtacattggttagacatctaggttgattattttgacaagttttgaagatatttgattttgtttcaaattggttGAACAATTGATTTTGAGTTGTTTAGTATTCAAGATTGTAGGGaatggtaaacttgatgtttaaggttcattttgagtccacacggctaacccatgggcgtgtggtttgacCTGTGTTCCTTgcaactttaaaatttcaaaacagaattcTCAGCTATTTTTATACGTGCagagacacggatgtgtgtctcaaccgtgtgtgacacacggcctagcacacgggtgtgtgacttggctgttTGATCCCTGCATCTTAATATTGCAAGTcaatatgctcacacggcctagcacataggcgtgtagcttggccgtgtgactcaagtcagtaaGCACCTAAATTTGGACACGGGttaggacacggctgtgtgtccctatttcgaatgttcacatggcctgagacacgggcatgtctcttgatcgtgtgagacacacagcctggtcacacgagtgtgtgtcctctattttttaaaatttttttgatattttcgGAAAAAATttctgagtacccggtttagtcccaatttatttctaacatatattttgggcctcaaggacatatataaaggacaatatgattgatttatgacatgtatgttaaataatatgtaatgtcTGTTTTTGATCTGAAAAGTCTAATAATGCTCTATAATCTTGTTTCGGCAACGAAAAAGGGTTAGGGGTTACAAAAATTATTCTTTTACAAAATTGGGGTCAATTGACCTCTCTATCTCTATTGCAGCTCCTACAATTGTAAGATTGCTTAAGTAATAGAAGGTATTCttctatattttaaagttttagttTTGATTGAAATATAGGGTGGATACGAAAAAATaattagtaattgaatttgggtgtaattatttataattatacatgCATGGTATGTTTAGATGGTCACTGTAATTAGTGAGTTTCACAAAATTAAGTATAATTGGAGCAATTCAATTACActctttaatttttaagaaaatgtaaGAATTATAAATAGttacattcaattttttttatataattttccaaACATATTAGTTGATGATTTAAGTTTAAAATGTTGTTTTATACTGTAAGAATAGCGTATCAAATATGAAATCCATTCTAAAGAAAAAACAATTAACCTTTGTTTCTATTTCTTGAGCAGATTCAGTATTCATTTATTTGCGCAAAATGGGGAAGATGACCTAAGGCCGCTCCGTTTCTTGGGGTCCATAACCACAAAGTATGGCatgcccccccccccccccccctctTAATTAATCCTCAAACTTTGAACCTAActacttaacaaaaaaaaaacattttgttGAATTGTTCTATATTTTCATGACAATTTCTTATTTCTTATTCAATGCAAGATGTATCTATAAACCCAttcttttttaagaaaaacaCTTTTGTCTTTCATTACAACAAATAAATATGTTTGTTTAAGAACCTAATGATAACATAAAACCCAAATGCATGTTCTAAACAGCCCTTTGTCTCTgacctcccttttcatttcttttactttttaaagcACTCAAATTATAGGTTATTTCCATTTGGCTATTTGCATCTACTTTAATCCATATTTCAACAAAGCTTTATTTTTAGCCTTTTTAAGTACTAGAGTTATTAAGATTCAATAGATGgggtgataatttttttaattctaaaatatttaattgtatATTAGAAGGTAAAAAGATGTTTTAGTGTATGAGTGGGGAATTAGAGGAGAAAGAGTGTTGAGTCTTCACCTAAAAGCCAAAGCCCTAACTTCATGGGTGCTTGTGCATTGATTTCAATGTTGCTTCTTAACTGTAACCAcatgctttttatttatttttgtatttctcTGATATTAAAGGATGTTACAGCTACAGCTTTAATTAAAAATAGTCACACAGTTAGttaagtattttaatttataatctaGAGGGACAATAACTAAAGGGATAGAGttttttcatcatgcattaacCCTAAATTTACTACTCATTTTGTGGATCTATCAATCCcacatcaaatattatttttagtacaaaatctactttcaattttaaaaacccatacaaatttaatttccttatttatattttttttttgcctaTTAAATGCATTATATCAGAATTACACAATTTCCTTTTCCATATTACCAGCATGCTATCTTTCCACAGCCTCCTTGCCTTTCACTCTCCCCTAAACTTTATTTTCACTCTTACCACCTCCCCTATTTATCTTCCTAAACTTTtaaatctcatttttattttatgtaaatttgttttttctttaattttatcataattaattttaattagaatagTGATATAGTTATAGTTAAAATATCTTTCTTATTTCAGTAAATAGATAGCCActcaattataataataaataaaatattttagacaCCTACAagaaaaaatttacaatttaattactcACCTtacataatttgattattttaattactcCCGTTAAAATCATAAATGTCAAGCTAacataaatttttcttttaaattttgattttccatGTAAAATCCATGTCATTATTATTCAttaaattctattatgataaaagaAGATTGTTTAGTTGCCGAACCAAAATTGAGAAATCACCATTTTGGgaaaatgatatattaattttgttttttgtattttttgaagaAATAGATGATATTGCGAGAAAAATTTATGTCAGTTTaccatttataattttaatgagaGTGAATAAAATGATCGAATTGAGTAACATAAGTGcctaaattgtaaacttttattttgaaaatttgaaataaacttttttataattttgtggttatttttaaatatatgtaacTGGAATTTTATTAAGTATTGATAATCACAGAAGCCAAGGGTAAGGAATTAAAAGCACAAGAAGATTGGTGGTATTTCAGACCAGGTCCAACTTCACTTTCtgcctttttcatttcttctttagCAATTTTTAATATATGTGATGAACTGGCAAAGCAAGCTTGAAGTTTCTCTTGCATCACTCTCCTGCTTCTTTACTTTGATTATATTATTGTAGATTATATAAAAGGGTCAAATAGAGAgattcatatttatttaatacacatgcATATGGACCTAAATTTCCTTGCTGCTGCTGCCTGTCTTCCTCTTATTTCCATAATATAAATTTCTTCTTTACATAAATCTCTCCAAAGCTTTAGATCTTTCCTCTCGAAATCGGaacccatttttttcttttgcagttttcGATATATACAATGAGAGACATTGTTTCTTGTTTCAGTGAGAACGCAGTAAATGTTTCACATTCTTCATGTTCCAGCTATTCGAGCAATGCTTGCATCGCTCCAAGCCTAGCCCCATCAGTCCAAAATGCAGTCACGGGTGTTTACAGGCTCATTCTTTCAACCCAGAAGCAGCTTTTGATCCGAGTCACTTGGTGCAAGAACCACACCGGTCAAGGCCTAAGCATTAACATCGGTGATGACCCTTCCACATCTTTCAAGCTCAACACCAACTTGAGATTCTTCAGGAAGAAGAAAGGCAACAAAGTGATCGAATCCGATCATTCCAAGATCGAAGTCCTCTTCCATGCTAAGTATGATACGGGACCCGAACCTGTTGATGGGTTCTATGTTTTAGTCATGGTTGATTCCGAGATAGGCCTTGTTTTAGGCGATATGGCTGAAGAAACGGTCACCAAGAAGTTCAAAAATGCAACCCCAGTTGCTAAAGTCTCCCTCATTTCCAGGCAAGAACATTGTTCTGGCACTACGCTGTATTCCACGAAGGCTCAATTCTGTGATACAGGCATTGTACATGATATTCTAATCAGATGCAGTGGTGAACATGAAGGCCTGAAGTACCCGGTTTTATCGGTTTGTATCGATAAGAAGACGGTGATTCGAGTAAAGAGGCTGCAATGGAATTTTAGAGGAAACCAGACGATATTTGTTGATGGATTGTTAGTTGATCTGATGTGGGATGCCTATGACTGGTTCTTCAATCCTGTTACTGGTTCAGCTGTGTTCTTATTTAGGACAAGAAGTGGTTTGGATAGCCGGCTTTGGTTGGAGGAGAAGTTGGTGC
This window of the Gossypium hirsutum isolate 1008001.06 chromosome A09, Gossypium_hirsutum_v2.1, whole genome shotgun sequence genome carries:
- the LOC107912790 gene encoding uncharacterized protein — its product is MRDIVSCFSENAVNVSHSSCSSYSSNACIAPSLAPSVQNAVTGVYRLILSTQKQLLIRVTWCKNHTGQGLSINIGDDPSTSFKLNTNLRFFRKKKGNKVIESDHSKIEVLFHAKYDTGPEPVDGFYVLVMVDSEIGLVLGDMAEETVTKKFKNATPVAKVSLISRQEHCSGTTLYSTKAQFCDTGIVHDILIRCSGEHEGLKYPVLSVCIDKKTVIRVKRLQWNFRGNQTIFVDGLLVDLMWDAYDWFFNPVTGSAVFLFRTRSGLDSRLWLEEKLVQKDQDRVEFSLLIHACKNT